In a genomic window of Molothrus ater isolate BHLD 08-10-18 breed brown headed cowbird chromosome 17, BPBGC_Mater_1.1, whole genome shotgun sequence:
- the OPRL1 gene encoding nociceptin receptor, with translation MDPLFPARIFEDPDLRKLLNDSSMLNLSFLPSNWFNNSTGDGFLPLSIKITIVVVYSIVCIVGLVGNCSVMYVIVRFTKMKTATNIYIFNLALADTLCLMTLPFQGTDTFLGFWPFGNVLCKIAISIDYYNMFTSTFTLTMMSVDRYIAICHPIKALDIRTPHKAKVVNVCIWALASVFGIPAMVMGSAENENNEIDCLIKLPSPVDYWDPVFGICVFLFSFMIPVLIITICYSLMIRRLKNVRVLSGSKEKDRNLRRITRMVLVVVAVFIVCWTPIQIFVLVQCLGAKAESELELAISCFCTALGYANSSLNPVLYAFLDENFKACFKKFCFPTAFRTELQMSNRMCSIAKDVAYACKNSEGTNNPA, from the exons atggaCCCGCTCTTCCCTGCCCGTATTTTTGAAGACCCCgacctgaggaagctgctgaacGACTCCTCCATGCTCAACCTGAGCTTTCTGCCCAGCAACTGGTTCAACAACAGCACCGGGGACGGTTTCCTGCCGCTCAGCATCAAGATCACCATCGTGGTCGTCTACTCCATCGTGTGCATCGTGGGGCTGGTGGGCAACTGCTCCGTCATGTATGTGATCGTCAG ATTCACCAAGATGAAGACAGCCACCAACATTTACATCTTTAACCTCGCCCTGGctgacaccctgtgcctgatGACCTTGCCCTTCCAGGGAACAGACACATTCCTGGGCTTCTGGCCCTTTGGCAACGTCCTGTGCAAGATTGCCATCTCCATTGACTACTACAACATGTTCACCAGCACCTTCACGCTGACCATGATGAGCGTGGACCGCTACATCGCCATCTGCCACCCCATCAAAGCCCTGGACATCCGCACGCCCCACAAGGCCAAGGTGGTCAATGTTTGCATCTGGGCACTGGCTTCTGTCTTTGGCATCCCAGCCATGGTGATGGGATCTGCAGAGAACGAGAACAACG AGATTGATTGTCTAATTAAGCTCCCTTCTCCCGTGGACTACTGGGATCCAGTGTTTGGCATCTGCgtctttctcttctcctttatGATCCCTGTGTTGATCATCACCATTTGCTACAGCCTCATGATCAGGCGGCTCAAGAACGTCCGCGTCCTCTCGGGCTCCAAGGAGAAGGACCGCAACCTGCGGCGCATCACCCGCatggtgctggtggtggtggccGTCTTCATCGTTTGCTGGACTCCCATCCAGATTTTCGTGCTGGTGCAGTGCTTGGGAGCCAAGGCAGAGAGCGAGCTGGAGCTGGCCATCTCCTGCTTCTGCACCGCGCTGGGCTACGCCAACAGCAGCCTGAACCCCGTGCTCTACGCCTTCCTGGATGAGAACTTCAAGGCGTGCTTCAAGAAGTTCTGCTTCCCCACCGCCTTCAGGACCGAGCTCCAGATGTCCAACAGGATGTGCAGCATTGCCAAGGATGTGGCCTACGCCTGCAAGAACTCGGAGGGGACTAACAATCCGGCCTGA